The Mycolicibacterium cosmeticum DNA window GGCTGGCCACGGTGCTGTCCGGATCGATCGGTTTCCACCATGTTTCCGGCGACGCCCTGAGTTCGGTCAACGACATCCGCAAGGTCACGGTCGGCCCGATCCGCCCCGACCATGCCACCTACCTGGCCGAATGCCTGCTGTTGGGCGCGCAGGTCGACACGACCGACCGCCATGCGGTGGCCACCGCCGTCGCGGCCGCGGCCGAACACGTGCCGTATTACATCCAGCACCTGGTGGCCGCCGCGGCCCGGCTCGGCGAACCGGTCAGCGCCGAACACATCCCGCGGTTACTCGACGCGGCGATCGCCGATCCGCATGATCCGTGGGACCTGCGCCATTACCGCGACCGGCTGCGCAACTACTACGGCGACGATGCGCCGGCCATCGCCGAACTGCTCGACATCTACGCCCACGCTTCGGAACCGTTGGGCGTCAACGCGGTTCTGCGGTTGTTGCACAGCGAGGGCTCCCCCATCGCCGACAAGGATCAGCTGGTGTCCTTCGTCGAGCGGCTCGAGCAGGACCACTATCTGCGCCGGCACGGTGATGACGACACCTTCGCCTCCGGCCTGGTGCAGCGCGCCTGGCGGGCCATGCGGAGATGAGCCGATGAGCGCACCGCTGTACACACCGGGCACCGCCGCCGCCGCCGACCTGGAAGCGCGCACGGTCGGGCGGGAGGCGTTGCTGGCGCGACTGGTCCAGCGC harbors:
- a CDS encoding ATP-binding protein, with the protein product MSLVVGGVVPPENVVGRVREQQEILASVPHGGAALVGDRRHGKTSLARLVAHTAREHGWPVISVSAERQTYAEFVSALAGELGRLDTMLRQEVERWKIAFGTGPVRFERARAEAALDDLLQRAVGRARGGPLVLFIDEVTVLARNLEREKPGGGDGFLHLLRRLRQEHSGRLATVLSGSIGFHHVSGDALSSVNDIRKVTVGPIRPDHATYLAECLLLGAQVDTTDRHAVATAVAAAAEHVPYYIQHLVAAAARLGEPVSAEHIPRLLDAAIADPHDPWDLRHYRDRLRNYYGDDAPAIAELLDIYAHASEPLGVNAVLRLLHSEGSPIADKDQLVSFVERLEQDHYLRRHGDDDTFASGLVQRAWRAMRR